The proteins below come from a single Cylindrospermopsis raciborskii Cr2010 genomic window:
- a CDS encoding transposase family protein: protein MKEVIVDGTERPVQRPQNRERQKEYYSGKKKRHTCKQITVSTRNKMEEKGVKWVKALKMLTMESKSLLIAVDFYSGCCLNLTLILPYLSIRLPCLFVRHLDITLSL from the coding sequence GTGAAGGAGGTGATTGTGGATGGTACGGAGCGTCCAGTCCAGCGTCCTCAAAACCGAGAACGCCAAAAAGAGTATTACTCTGGCAAGAAAAAGCGGCATACATGCAAGCAGATTACAGTCAGCACAAGGAATAAAATGGAAGAAAAAGGTGTAAAATGGGTCAAAGCCCTTAAAATGCTTACAATGGAGTCCAAATCACTGCTCATAGCAGTCGATTTTTATTCAGGATGCTGTCTAAATTTAACATTGATATTACCCTACTTGTCTATTAGGTTACCCTGCCTTTTTGTACGTCATCTGG
- a CDS encoding helix-turn-helix domain-containing protein: MLVSQFADTYERTVFNSLANRKRAPGGGRKPTLRSIEEKLFYILLYCKCYPTFDLLSVLFNFDRSCAHDWVHRLLSVLETTLGEKQVLPARKLRSRNSPKGFQM, translated from the coding sequence ATGCTTGTATCTCAGTTTGCTGATACTTATGAACGCACCGTGTTCAACTCCTTAGCAAACCGCAAACGTGCGCCCGGGGGCGGACGCAAGCCTACACTCAGAAGTATAGAGGAAAAACTATTTTATATCCTGCTGTACTGCAAATGTTATCCGACGTTTGACTTGCTGAGTGTGTTGTTCAACTTTGACCGCTCCTGTGCTCATGATTGGGTACATCGACTACTGTCTGTGCTAGAAACCACTTTAGGAGAAAAGCAAGTTTTGCCAGCACGCAAACTCAGGAGCAGGAATTCACCAAAAGGTTTCCAGATGTGA